The DNA window GTACAGGTGGGCATACTTGCTGATGGGAAATCGGTGTTTCGGAGGTAACGCCAGCCTGGAATAGCTGGCGTGATAGACGAGCGGGATCATCAGAGTTGCTTGATGGCCCAGCTCATGAATTCTTTGCGGGTCGCATCATCGGCTTGAAGCCACCAATATTGCAGCATCTGTTGGGCATGGATAGGGCTGTCCCCCTGGGGGGCGACTGCCGGTGCCTGCTGAGGCGCTGCTGCTGTTGTCGGCTTGACCTGGGCGCCCCCGGTAGCGGCAGCCACTGCGGCTTCGACATCCACTCCCCTGTTGCCGGTAAACAGCCGGGATACAAAACTTTCCTCTTCTATGTCCGTTTGCTCCAGACTGAATGCCACCGACTTGTCTGTGCTGCTGATGACCTCAATTTTCGGTGCCTTGGCATACTCTTTGGGCTTGGCGA is part of the Shewanella cyperi genome and encodes:
- a CDS encoding DUF2057 domain-containing protein, which encodes MKSFVSIAALVGLVTSSSVFAATLKIPMAFEYLALNGKEIATNSFSHQSELNLTPGTHKVAIRYHDMVEDDFSDSQSFVKSAPFILTLTVKGEQQYQLRPAGGKAIAKPKEYAKAPKIEVISSTDKSVAFSLEQTDIEEESFVSRLFTGNRGVDVEAAVAAATGGAQVKPTTAAAPQQAPAVAPQGDSPIHAQQMLQYWWLQADDATRKEFMSWAIKQL